A section of the Streptomyces sp. SCL15-4 genome encodes:
- a CDS encoding Lrp/AsnC family transcriptional regulator — translation MITAIVLIKTSVDRIPEIAERIAALDSVSEVFSVTGTYDLIAMVRVARHEDLAEVIPGRISKIPGVQATDTHVAFRTYSQHDLEAAFAIGLDS, via the coding sequence GTGATCACCGCGATCGTTCTGATCAAGACCAGCGTGGACCGGATCCCCGAGATCGCGGAGCGGATCGCCGCGCTGGACAGCGTGAGCGAGGTCTTCTCGGTCACCGGCACCTACGACCTGATCGCCATGGTCCGGGTCGCCCGGCACGAGGACCTCGCCGAGGTCATCCCCGGCCGCATCAGCAAGATCCCCGGCGTGCAGGCCACGGACACGCACGTGGCGTTCCGCACCTACTCCCAGCACGACCTGGAAGCCGCGTTCGCGATCGGCCTGGACAGCTAG
- a CDS encoding rhomboid family intramembrane serine protease: MISSRSTAAGRTFRAVRDTSAPVTYALIALCCVLFVLGPASGLVPGYGTGDALLAAQRAYFRRWGVVPAELFDGPAGAALTPATALFVHGSWVHLLGNMLFLFVFGAMTEERMGRVEFALFYVGCGCGALLGYAVANAASGQSLVGASGAVSAVLGAFLYLFPRARVTSLLPFLFFLPLRFPAWVVLPCWAALQWLAAGRASDGPGVAYLAHLVGFGLGFGYAWVRYGRTTRVKDAPAPVTEGERQP, from the coding sequence ATGATCAGCTCCAGGAGCACGGCGGCCGGCAGGACCTTCAGGGCGGTCCGGGACACCTCGGCGCCGGTGACGTACGCCCTCATCGCCCTGTGCTGTGTGCTCTTCGTCCTCGGCCCGGCCTCCGGGCTGGTGCCGGGGTACGGCACGGGGGACGCCCTGCTCGCCGCGCAGCGGGCGTACTTCCGGCGCTGGGGCGTGGTCCCGGCCGAGCTGTTCGACGGGCCGGCCGGGGCCGCGCTGACCCCGGCCACCGCGCTGTTCGTGCACGGCAGCTGGGTGCACCTGCTCGGCAACATGCTCTTCCTCTTCGTCTTCGGAGCGATGACCGAGGAACGGATGGGCCGGGTGGAGTTCGCTCTCTTCTACGTCGGCTGCGGCTGCGGCGCCCTGCTCGGCTACGCGGTGGCCAACGCCGCCTCCGGGCAGTCGCTGGTCGGCGCCTCCGGAGCGGTCTCTGCGGTCCTCGGAGCCTTTCTGTACCTGTTCCCCCGCGCACGGGTGACCAGTCTGCTGCCGTTCCTGTTCTTCCTGCCGCTGCGCTTCCCGGCCTGGGTGGTGCTGCCCTGCTGGGCGGCCCTGCAGTGGCTGGCGGCCGGGCGCGCCTCCGACGGGCCGGGGGTGGCCTACCTCGCCCACCTGGTGGGCTTCGGCCTCGGCTTCGGCTACGCGTGGGTGCGCTACGGGCGTACCACTAGAGTGAAGGACGCACCGGCTCCGGTCACCGAGGGAGAGAGACAACCGTGA